The Betta splendens chromosome 7, fBetSpl5.4, whole genome shotgun sequence genome includes a window with the following:
- the atp13a2 gene encoding cation-transporting ATPase 13A2 isoform X3, which translates to MDAQGYKWVRWRVWLWRLAAVLTLGLPLIVFHWRPRLGVLARCRSCPLPLADIVLIRNCVGQHQVVAVLTEEMEEGSLDFVGDLEETEWRWRDTSKVELYKEKKTLLRYYVFEGLRYVWMDRKGAFCHVSVLNEDWTCKDLYGFQNGLSHLEQDVRKRIYGPNLIDVPVKPYITLLFEEVLNPFYVFQIFSITLWIIDHYYYYAICIFIISIISISVSLYETRKQSVTLHNMARLVTDVRVRRNSGEEECVTSLDLVPGDCLIIPQEGLLLPCDAALLAGECLVNESMLTGESVPVLKTPLPAGEGKFSAEAERRHTLFCGTQLIQAKGGGPTGSGAVAVVTSTGFFTAKGSLVSSILYPQPINFRFYQDAVKFLLILGCVALIGTIYSFVVLYRSSLSWWELVIRTLDIVTIAVPPALPAAITTGTIYAQHRLKKKGVFCISPPRINVCSKVSVFCFDKTGTLTEDGLDVWGVIEGGPAGFSELVPEPSQLPSGPMLSGLACCHTVTLLHGQPLGDPLELKMVESTGWTLQEPEGDGSALDAEFGDNKVLAVMRPPAHQLQGNSTSEAVAIVQRFPFSSALQRMSVVAVASGGRSAFAFIKGSPEMVASLCQADTVPSKFPSKLRTFSSEGLRVLALGYKPLDKNTDFRTIERGEVEKDMQFLGLLMMKNLVKPESPVVINILRKACIRSIMVTGDNILTAVNVAKSCGMVGSDEKVIFVNATPHTTRAMPTLKFSLEDTQSSVEVITQGLYQGSFVYRLAINGKSFAALCDHFPEHLPKVLMRATIFARMAPDQKTQLVKELQKLNYRVGMCGDGANDCGALRAADVGVSLSEAEASVASPFTSNTQNISCVPLLIREGRCSLVTSFSLFRYMAMYSFIQFCSVLILYSVNTAVADLQFLFCDIALVTVLAIVMGRGGPSDELYPCRPPASLLALPVLGSLFLHTCVVILGQLSALFITMSQDWYIPVNSTVFGAANLPNMGNTAVFDLSGFQYIIMAVVVTKGYPHKKPLYYNVIFLSLLLALFGIMIWLVVYPGSAVCRVFQLYNYTDMNFKLLLIALAGLNFIISFFVEVLIDLGILNCLRLLRGRRPSKKLYKRLHTSLCDSPSWPPLNQTLSPTENTVLSMR; encoded by the exons ATG GATGCCCAGGGGTACAAGTGGGTCCGCTGGCGGGTCTGGCTGTGGCGTCTGGCAGCCGTGTTGACCTTGGGTCTTCCCCTGATTGTCTTTCACTGGCGTCCTCGGCTTGGTGTCCTCGCACGCTGCCGCTCCTGTCCTCTGCCACTGGCAGATATTGTTCTAATAAGA aaCTGTGTGGGGCAGCATCAAGTGGTGGCGGTCCTCactgaggagatggaggagggcaG TTTGGACTTTGTCGGTGACCTGGAGGAAACTGAGTGGAGATGGAGGGATACTAGTAAAGTAGAGCTGTACAAGGAGAAG AAAACACTGCTGCGCTACTATGTGTTTGAAGGCCTTCGATACGTCTGGATGGACAGGAAAGGAGCTTTCTGTCACGTTAG TGTCCTCAATGAGGACTGGACTTGCAAGGACCTGTACGGCTTCCAAAATGGTTTAAGTCACTTGGAGCAGGACGTGAG GAAACGCATTTATGGGCCCAACCTGATTGATGTACCTGTGAAGCCGTACATAACTCTTTTGTTTGAGGAG GTTCTCAACCCCTTTTATGTGTTCCAAATCTTCAGCATCACCCTGTGGATAATAgatcactattattattacgccatatgtatatttattatatCCATCATCTCCATCAGTGTCTCACTTTATGAGACACGCAAG CAAAGCGTCACGCTCCACAACATGGCCCGTTTGGTCACAGACGTGAGAGTGCGCAGAAACTCAGGAG aGGAGGAGTGTGTGACCTCCCTGGATCTGGTTCCAGGCGACTGTCTGATCATACCTCAGGAAGGCTTGCTGCTTCCATGTGACGCTGCCCTGCTGGCTGGAGAGTGTCTGGTCAATGAGAGCATGCTTACAG GTGAGAGTGTTCCGGTGCTAAAAACCCCGCTGCCAGCTGGCGAAGGGAAGTTCAGCGCAGAAGCGGAGCGCAGACACACCCTCTTCTGCGGGACCCAGCTCATTCAGGCTAAGGGCGGAGGGCCAACAGGCAGCGGAGCTGTAGCTGTGGTCACAAGCACTG GGTTTTTTACAGCCAAAGGCAGCCTGGTCAGCTCCATTTTGTATCCTCAGCCAATCAACTTCCGCTTCTACCAGGACGCCGTCAAGTTCCTGCTCATTCTGGGTTGTGTCG CCCTTATTGGCACCATTTACAGCTTCGTGGTCCTCTACAGATCCAGT TTGTCTTGGTGGGAGTTGGTGATCAGGACTCTGGATATTGTGACCATCGCTGTGCCTCCCGCGCTGCCAGCCGCCATCACGACCGGCACCATCTACGCCCAGCACCGGCTGAAGAAGAAGGGGGTCTTCTGCATCAGTCCACCGCGCATCAACGTCTGCAGCAAAGTCTCAGTCTTCTGTTTTGACAAG ACAGGAACTCTAACTGAGGATGGGCTGGACGTGTGGGGGGTGATTGAGGGTGGACCTGCTGGCTTCTCAGAGCTGGTCCCAGAGCCGAGCCAGCTGCCATCAGGCCCCATGCTCTCAGGCCTCGCCTGCTGTCACACCGTGACACTGCTGCACGGTCAGCCCCTAGGAGACCCTCTGGAGCTCAAGATGGTGGAGTCCACTGGATGG ACTCTTCAGGAACCGGAAGGAGATGGAAGTGCACTGGATGCAGAGTTTGGAGACAATAAGGTTTTGGCTGTAATGAGACCTCCTGCACACCAGCTCCAAGGGAAT TCGACCAGCGAGGCGGTGGCCATTGTTCAGAGGTTCCCCTTCTCCTCGGCCCTGCAGAGGATGAGTGTGGTGGCAGTGGCCAGTGGAGGACGCTCGGCGTTCGCTTTCATCAAGGGGTCCCCAGAGATGGTGGCCAGCCTTTGCCAAGCAGATACAG TGCCGTCAAAGTTCCCCAGCAAACTGCGCACCTTCTCCAGCGAGGGCCTCAGGGTTCTTGCACTTGGTTATAAACCTCTGGATAAAAACACAGACTTTAGGACCATTGAAAG aggggaggtggagaaggacaTGCAGTTTCTAGGCCTGCTGATGATGAAGAACCTGGTGAAGCCGGAGAGTCCCGTGGTTATCAATATCCTGAGGAAAGCATGCATTCGCAGCATCATGGTCACTG GGGACAACATTCTAACAGCAgttaatgtagcaaagagctgcGGGATGGTGGGGTCTGATGAGAAAGTCATATTTGTTAATGCCACTCCCCACACCACACGGGCCATGCCCACCCTGAAGTTCAGCTTGGAAGACACTCAGAGCTCTGTGGAAGTCATCACTCAG GGCCTGTATCAGGGTAGTTTTGTCTACCGGCTGGCTATTAATGGCAAGTCCTTTGCTGCCCTGTGTGACCACTTCCCTGAACATCTGCCAAAG GTCTTGATGCGAGCCACAATATTTGCACGCATGGCCCCCGACCAGAAAACCCAGCTGGTGAAGGAGCTGCAAAAGCTGAA CTACCGCGTGGGCATGTGTGGGGACGGGGCCAACGACTGCGGGGCCCTCAGAGCCGCTGATGTTGGGGTGTCGCTGTCTGAGGCCGAGGCGTCGGTGGCTTCTCCTTTCACCTCCAACACCCAAAACATCAGCTGCGTGCCGCTGCTCATCAG GGAGGGCCGGTGTTCTCTAGTTACCTCCTTCAGTCTCTTCAGGTACATGGCCATGTACAGCTTCATCCAGTTCtgctctgtcctcatcctctaCTCT GTGAATACGGCTGTCGCTGACCTACAGTTCCTGTTCTGTGACATTGCTCTGGTGACTGTGCTGGCCATCGTGATGGGAAGAGGAGGCCCCAGTGATGAGCTGTATCCGTGCAGACCCCCAGCCAGCCTACTGGCCCTGCCCGTCCTGGGTAGCCTGTTTCTTCACACCTGTGTGGTGATCCTGGGTCAGCTCTCTGCGCTCTTCATCACCATGTCACAGGACTG GTATATTCCAGTCAATTCGACTGTGTTCGGAGCTGCCAATCTGCCCAATATGGGGAACACTGCTGTGTTTGACTTGTCAGGTTTCCAGTATATCATCATGGCTGTGGTGGTCACCAAGGGCTACCCTCACAAGAAACCCCTGTACTACAATG TGATTTTCCTCAGTCTGCTGCTCGCCCTCTTTGGCATCATGATTTGGCTGGTTGTGTACCCTGGCTCGGCGGTTTGCAGAGTATTTCAATTGTACAATTACACCGACATGAATTTTAAATTGCTGCTCATCGCCCTGGCTGGTCTCAACTTCATAATTAGCTTTTTTGTCGAG GTGCTGATAGACCTGGGTATCTTAAACTGTCTTCGGCTGCTGCGTGGGAGGCGCCCGTCGAAGAAACTATACAAACGCCTGCACACCTCTCTGTGTGACTCGCCCTCATGGCCGCCTCTCAATCAAACCCTGTCCCCCACAGAAAATACAGTCCTGTCCATGAGGTAG
- the atp13a2 gene encoding cation-transporting ATPase 13A2 isoform X2, which translates to MDRRGSAVEPQSGLPSPSPRDPQLRPVSHMDAQGYKWVRWRVWLWRLAAVLTLGLPLIVFHWRPRLGVLARCRSCPLPLADIVLIRNCVGQHQVVAVLTEEMEEGSLDFVGDLEETEWRWRDTSKVELYKEKKTLLRYYVFEGLRYVWMDRKGAFCHVSVLNEDWTCKDLYGFQNGLSHLEQDVRKRIYGPNLIDVPVKPYITLLFEEVLNPFYVFQIFSITLWIIDHYYYYAICIFIISIISISVSLYETRKQSVTLHNMARLVTDVRVRRNSGEEECVTSLDLVPGDCLIIPQEGLLLPCDAALLAGECLVNESMLTGESVPVLKTPLPAGEGKFSAEAERRHTLFCGTQLIQAKGGGPTGSGAVAVVTSTGFFTAKGSLVSSILYPQPINFRFYQDAVKFLLILGCVALIGTIYSFVVLYRSSLSWWELVIRTLDIVTIAVPPALPAAITTGTIYAQHRLKKKGVFCISPPRINVCSKVSVFCFDKTGTLTEDGLDVWGVIEGGPAGFSELVPEPSQLPSGPMLSGLACCHTVTLLHGQPLGDPLELKMVESTGWTLQEPEGDGSALDAEFGDNKVLAVMRPPAHQLQGNSTSEAVAIVQRFPFSSALQRMSVVAVASGGRSAFAFIKGSPEMVASLCQADTVPSKFPSKLRTFSSEGLRVLALGYKPLDKNTDFRTIERGEVEKDMQFLGLLMMKNLVKPESPVVINILRKACIRSIMVTGDNILTAVNVAKSCGMVGSDEKVIFVNATPHTTRAMPTLKFSLEDTQSSVEVITQGLYQGSFVYRLAINGKSFAALCDHFPEHLPKVLMRATIFARMAPDQKTQLVKELQKLNYRVGMCGDGANDCGALRAADVGVSLSEAEASVASPFTSNTQNISCVPLLIREGRCSLVTSFSLFRYMAMYSFIQFCSVLILYSVNTAVADLQFLFCDIALVTVLAIVMGRGGPSDELYPCRPPASLLALPVLGSLFLHTCVVILGQLSALFITMSQDWYIPVNSTVFGAANLPNMGNTAVFDLSGFQYIIMAVVVTKGYPHKKPLYYNVIFLSLLLALFGIMIWLVVYPGSAVCRVFQLYNYTDMNFKLLLIALAGLNFIISFFVEVLIDLGILNCLRLLRGRRPSKKLYKRLHTSLCDSPSWPPLNQTLSPTENTVLSMR; encoded by the exons ATGGACAGACGCG GTAGCGCTGTGGAGCCGCAGAGTGGACTCCCCTCACCCAGTCCACGGGACCCCCAGCTCAGGCCGGTCTCACACATG GATGCCCAGGGGTACAAGTGGGTCCGCTGGCGGGTCTGGCTGTGGCGTCTGGCAGCCGTGTTGACCTTGGGTCTTCCCCTGATTGTCTTTCACTGGCGTCCTCGGCTTGGTGTCCTCGCACGCTGCCGCTCCTGTCCTCTGCCACTGGCAGATATTGTTCTAATAAGA aaCTGTGTGGGGCAGCATCAAGTGGTGGCGGTCCTCactgaggagatggaggagggcaG TTTGGACTTTGTCGGTGACCTGGAGGAAACTGAGTGGAGATGGAGGGATACTAGTAAAGTAGAGCTGTACAAGGAGAAG AAAACACTGCTGCGCTACTATGTGTTTGAAGGCCTTCGATACGTCTGGATGGACAGGAAAGGAGCTTTCTGTCACGTTAG TGTCCTCAATGAGGACTGGACTTGCAAGGACCTGTACGGCTTCCAAAATGGTTTAAGTCACTTGGAGCAGGACGTGAG GAAACGCATTTATGGGCCCAACCTGATTGATGTACCTGTGAAGCCGTACATAACTCTTTTGTTTGAGGAG GTTCTCAACCCCTTTTATGTGTTCCAAATCTTCAGCATCACCCTGTGGATAATAgatcactattattattacgccatatgtatatttattatatCCATCATCTCCATCAGTGTCTCACTTTATGAGACACGCAAG CAAAGCGTCACGCTCCACAACATGGCCCGTTTGGTCACAGACGTGAGAGTGCGCAGAAACTCAGGAG aGGAGGAGTGTGTGACCTCCCTGGATCTGGTTCCAGGCGACTGTCTGATCATACCTCAGGAAGGCTTGCTGCTTCCATGTGACGCTGCCCTGCTGGCTGGAGAGTGTCTGGTCAATGAGAGCATGCTTACAG GTGAGAGTGTTCCGGTGCTAAAAACCCCGCTGCCAGCTGGCGAAGGGAAGTTCAGCGCAGAAGCGGAGCGCAGACACACCCTCTTCTGCGGGACCCAGCTCATTCAGGCTAAGGGCGGAGGGCCAACAGGCAGCGGAGCTGTAGCTGTGGTCACAAGCACTG GGTTTTTTACAGCCAAAGGCAGCCTGGTCAGCTCCATTTTGTATCCTCAGCCAATCAACTTCCGCTTCTACCAGGACGCCGTCAAGTTCCTGCTCATTCTGGGTTGTGTCG CCCTTATTGGCACCATTTACAGCTTCGTGGTCCTCTACAGATCCAGT TTGTCTTGGTGGGAGTTGGTGATCAGGACTCTGGATATTGTGACCATCGCTGTGCCTCCCGCGCTGCCAGCCGCCATCACGACCGGCACCATCTACGCCCAGCACCGGCTGAAGAAGAAGGGGGTCTTCTGCATCAGTCCACCGCGCATCAACGTCTGCAGCAAAGTCTCAGTCTTCTGTTTTGACAAG ACAGGAACTCTAACTGAGGATGGGCTGGACGTGTGGGGGGTGATTGAGGGTGGACCTGCTGGCTTCTCAGAGCTGGTCCCAGAGCCGAGCCAGCTGCCATCAGGCCCCATGCTCTCAGGCCTCGCCTGCTGTCACACCGTGACACTGCTGCACGGTCAGCCCCTAGGAGACCCTCTGGAGCTCAAGATGGTGGAGTCCACTGGATGG ACTCTTCAGGAACCGGAAGGAGATGGAAGTGCACTGGATGCAGAGTTTGGAGACAATAAGGTTTTGGCTGTAATGAGACCTCCTGCACACCAGCTCCAAGGGAAT TCGACCAGCGAGGCGGTGGCCATTGTTCAGAGGTTCCCCTTCTCCTCGGCCCTGCAGAGGATGAGTGTGGTGGCAGTGGCCAGTGGAGGACGCTCGGCGTTCGCTTTCATCAAGGGGTCCCCAGAGATGGTGGCCAGCCTTTGCCAAGCAGATACAG TGCCGTCAAAGTTCCCCAGCAAACTGCGCACCTTCTCCAGCGAGGGCCTCAGGGTTCTTGCACTTGGTTATAAACCTCTGGATAAAAACACAGACTTTAGGACCATTGAAAG aggggaggtggagaaggacaTGCAGTTTCTAGGCCTGCTGATGATGAAGAACCTGGTGAAGCCGGAGAGTCCCGTGGTTATCAATATCCTGAGGAAAGCATGCATTCGCAGCATCATGGTCACTG GGGACAACATTCTAACAGCAgttaatgtagcaaagagctgcGGGATGGTGGGGTCTGATGAGAAAGTCATATTTGTTAATGCCACTCCCCACACCACACGGGCCATGCCCACCCTGAAGTTCAGCTTGGAAGACACTCAGAGCTCTGTGGAAGTCATCACTCAG GGCCTGTATCAGGGTAGTTTTGTCTACCGGCTGGCTATTAATGGCAAGTCCTTTGCTGCCCTGTGTGACCACTTCCCTGAACATCTGCCAAAG GTCTTGATGCGAGCCACAATATTTGCACGCATGGCCCCCGACCAGAAAACCCAGCTGGTGAAGGAGCTGCAAAAGCTGAA CTACCGCGTGGGCATGTGTGGGGACGGGGCCAACGACTGCGGGGCCCTCAGAGCCGCTGATGTTGGGGTGTCGCTGTCTGAGGCCGAGGCGTCGGTGGCTTCTCCTTTCACCTCCAACACCCAAAACATCAGCTGCGTGCCGCTGCTCATCAG GGAGGGCCGGTGTTCTCTAGTTACCTCCTTCAGTCTCTTCAGGTACATGGCCATGTACAGCTTCATCCAGTTCtgctctgtcctcatcctctaCTCT GTGAATACGGCTGTCGCTGACCTACAGTTCCTGTTCTGTGACATTGCTCTGGTGACTGTGCTGGCCATCGTGATGGGAAGAGGAGGCCCCAGTGATGAGCTGTATCCGTGCAGACCCCCAGCCAGCCTACTGGCCCTGCCCGTCCTGGGTAGCCTGTTTCTTCACACCTGTGTGGTGATCCTGGGTCAGCTCTCTGCGCTCTTCATCACCATGTCACAGGACTG GTATATTCCAGTCAATTCGACTGTGTTCGGAGCTGCCAATCTGCCCAATATGGGGAACACTGCTGTGTTTGACTTGTCAGGTTTCCAGTATATCATCATGGCTGTGGTGGTCACCAAGGGCTACCCTCACAAGAAACCCCTGTACTACAATG TGATTTTCCTCAGTCTGCTGCTCGCCCTCTTTGGCATCATGATTTGGCTGGTTGTGTACCCTGGCTCGGCGGTTTGCAGAGTATTTCAATTGTACAATTACACCGACATGAATTTTAAATTGCTGCTCATCGCCCTGGCTGGTCTCAACTTCATAATTAGCTTTTTTGTCGAG GTGCTGATAGACCTGGGTATCTTAAACTGTCTTCGGCTGCTGCGTGGGAGGCGCCCGTCGAAGAAACTATACAAACGCCTGCACACCTCTCTGTGTGACTCGCCCTCATGGCCGCCTCTCAATCAAACCCTGTCCCCCACAGAAAATACAGTCCTGTCCATGAGGTAG
- the atp13a2 gene encoding cation-transporting ATPase 13A2 isoform X1: protein MVTAHGLLFRGRIPLELSCRNRLNRSAVRRRSRATRSRSRARSVSTTSHLNVLKLKRGINDSVAIVSQVIVNHSVFSLTKRKRALRCTRRAEAATDEEQRRARSCDGLKPPLISSAVEPQSGLPSPSPRDPQLRPVSHMDAQGYKWVRWRVWLWRLAAVLTLGLPLIVFHWRPRLGVLARCRSCPLPLADIVLIRNCVGQHQVVAVLTEEMEEGSLDFVGDLEETEWRWRDTSKVELYKEKKTLLRYYVFEGLRYVWMDRKGAFCHVSVLNEDWTCKDLYGFQNGLSHLEQDVRKRIYGPNLIDVPVKPYITLLFEEVLNPFYVFQIFSITLWIIDHYYYYAICIFIISIISISVSLYETRKQSVTLHNMARLVTDVRVRRNSGEEECVTSLDLVPGDCLIIPQEGLLLPCDAALLAGECLVNESMLTGESVPVLKTPLPAGEGKFSAEAERRHTLFCGTQLIQAKGGGPTGSGAVAVVTSTGFFTAKGSLVSSILYPQPINFRFYQDAVKFLLILGCVALIGTIYSFVVLYRSSLSWWELVIRTLDIVTIAVPPALPAAITTGTIYAQHRLKKKGVFCISPPRINVCSKVSVFCFDKTGTLTEDGLDVWGVIEGGPAGFSELVPEPSQLPSGPMLSGLACCHTVTLLHGQPLGDPLELKMVESTGWTLQEPEGDGSALDAEFGDNKVLAVMRPPAHQLQGNSTSEAVAIVQRFPFSSALQRMSVVAVASGGRSAFAFIKGSPEMVASLCQADTVPSKFPSKLRTFSSEGLRVLALGYKPLDKNTDFRTIERGEVEKDMQFLGLLMMKNLVKPESPVVINILRKACIRSIMVTGDNILTAVNVAKSCGMVGSDEKVIFVNATPHTTRAMPTLKFSLEDTQSSVEVITQGLYQGSFVYRLAINGKSFAALCDHFPEHLPKVLMRATIFARMAPDQKTQLVKELQKLNYRVGMCGDGANDCGALRAADVGVSLSEAEASVASPFTSNTQNISCVPLLIREGRCSLVTSFSLFRYMAMYSFIQFCSVLILYSVNTAVADLQFLFCDIALVTVLAIVMGRGGPSDELYPCRPPASLLALPVLGSLFLHTCVVILGQLSALFITMSQDWYIPVNSTVFGAANLPNMGNTAVFDLSGFQYIIMAVVVTKGYPHKKPLYYNVIFLSLLLALFGIMIWLVVYPGSAVCRVFQLYNYTDMNFKLLLIALAGLNFIISFFVEVLIDLGILNCLRLLRGRRPSKKLYKRLHTSLCDSPSWPPLNQTLSPTENTVLSMR, encoded by the exons ATGGTGACAGCTCACGGACTCTTGTTTCGTGGGCGCATCCCATTGGAACTGAGCTGCAGGAACCGGTTGAACAGGTCCGCTGTCCGACGCCGGAGTCGCGCgacgcggagccggagccgcgcGAGGAGCGTTTCAACGACGTCTCACCTGAACGTGTTGAAGTTGAAGCGCGGTATAAATGACTCGGTGGCGATAGTTTCGCAGGTTATTGTTAATCACAGCGTTTTCAGCTTGACG AAGCGGAAGCGAGCTCTTCGCTGCACGCGAAGAGCCGAAGCTGCGACGGACGAAGAGCAGCGAAGAGCCCGAAGCTGCGACGGGCTCAAACCTCCGCTCATCA GTAGCGCTGTGGAGCCGCAGAGTGGACTCCCCTCACCCAGTCCACGGGACCCCCAGCTCAGGCCGGTCTCACACATG GATGCCCAGGGGTACAAGTGGGTCCGCTGGCGGGTCTGGCTGTGGCGTCTGGCAGCCGTGTTGACCTTGGGTCTTCCCCTGATTGTCTTTCACTGGCGTCCTCGGCTTGGTGTCCTCGCACGCTGCCGCTCCTGTCCTCTGCCACTGGCAGATATTGTTCTAATAAGA aaCTGTGTGGGGCAGCATCAAGTGGTGGCGGTCCTCactgaggagatggaggagggcaG TTTGGACTTTGTCGGTGACCTGGAGGAAACTGAGTGGAGATGGAGGGATACTAGTAAAGTAGAGCTGTACAAGGAGAAG AAAACACTGCTGCGCTACTATGTGTTTGAAGGCCTTCGATACGTCTGGATGGACAGGAAAGGAGCTTTCTGTCACGTTAG TGTCCTCAATGAGGACTGGACTTGCAAGGACCTGTACGGCTTCCAAAATGGTTTAAGTCACTTGGAGCAGGACGTGAG GAAACGCATTTATGGGCCCAACCTGATTGATGTACCTGTGAAGCCGTACATAACTCTTTTGTTTGAGGAG GTTCTCAACCCCTTTTATGTGTTCCAAATCTTCAGCATCACCCTGTGGATAATAgatcactattattattacgccatatgtatatttattatatCCATCATCTCCATCAGTGTCTCACTTTATGAGACACGCAAG CAAAGCGTCACGCTCCACAACATGGCCCGTTTGGTCACAGACGTGAGAGTGCGCAGAAACTCAGGAG aGGAGGAGTGTGTGACCTCCCTGGATCTGGTTCCAGGCGACTGTCTGATCATACCTCAGGAAGGCTTGCTGCTTCCATGTGACGCTGCCCTGCTGGCTGGAGAGTGTCTGGTCAATGAGAGCATGCTTACAG GTGAGAGTGTTCCGGTGCTAAAAACCCCGCTGCCAGCTGGCGAAGGGAAGTTCAGCGCAGAAGCGGAGCGCAGACACACCCTCTTCTGCGGGACCCAGCTCATTCAGGCTAAGGGCGGAGGGCCAACAGGCAGCGGAGCTGTAGCTGTGGTCACAAGCACTG GGTTTTTTACAGCCAAAGGCAGCCTGGTCAGCTCCATTTTGTATCCTCAGCCAATCAACTTCCGCTTCTACCAGGACGCCGTCAAGTTCCTGCTCATTCTGGGTTGTGTCG CCCTTATTGGCACCATTTACAGCTTCGTGGTCCTCTACAGATCCAGT TTGTCTTGGTGGGAGTTGGTGATCAGGACTCTGGATATTGTGACCATCGCTGTGCCTCCCGCGCTGCCAGCCGCCATCACGACCGGCACCATCTACGCCCAGCACCGGCTGAAGAAGAAGGGGGTCTTCTGCATCAGTCCACCGCGCATCAACGTCTGCAGCAAAGTCTCAGTCTTCTGTTTTGACAAG ACAGGAACTCTAACTGAGGATGGGCTGGACGTGTGGGGGGTGATTGAGGGTGGACCTGCTGGCTTCTCAGAGCTGGTCCCAGAGCCGAGCCAGCTGCCATCAGGCCCCATGCTCTCAGGCCTCGCCTGCTGTCACACCGTGACACTGCTGCACGGTCAGCCCCTAGGAGACCCTCTGGAGCTCAAGATGGTGGAGTCCACTGGATGG ACTCTTCAGGAACCGGAAGGAGATGGAAGTGCACTGGATGCAGAGTTTGGAGACAATAAGGTTTTGGCTGTAATGAGACCTCCTGCACACCAGCTCCAAGGGAAT TCGACCAGCGAGGCGGTGGCCATTGTTCAGAGGTTCCCCTTCTCCTCGGCCCTGCAGAGGATGAGTGTGGTGGCAGTGGCCAGTGGAGGACGCTCGGCGTTCGCTTTCATCAAGGGGTCCCCAGAGATGGTGGCCAGCCTTTGCCAAGCAGATACAG TGCCGTCAAAGTTCCCCAGCAAACTGCGCACCTTCTCCAGCGAGGGCCTCAGGGTTCTTGCACTTGGTTATAAACCTCTGGATAAAAACACAGACTTTAGGACCATTGAAAG aggggaggtggagaaggacaTGCAGTTTCTAGGCCTGCTGATGATGAAGAACCTGGTGAAGCCGGAGAGTCCCGTGGTTATCAATATCCTGAGGAAAGCATGCATTCGCAGCATCATGGTCACTG GGGACAACATTCTAACAGCAgttaatgtagcaaagagctgcGGGATGGTGGGGTCTGATGAGAAAGTCATATTTGTTAATGCCACTCCCCACACCACACGGGCCATGCCCACCCTGAAGTTCAGCTTGGAAGACACTCAGAGCTCTGTGGAAGTCATCACTCAG GGCCTGTATCAGGGTAGTTTTGTCTACCGGCTGGCTATTAATGGCAAGTCCTTTGCTGCCCTGTGTGACCACTTCCCTGAACATCTGCCAAAG GTCTTGATGCGAGCCACAATATTTGCACGCATGGCCCCCGACCAGAAAACCCAGCTGGTGAAGGAGCTGCAAAAGCTGAA CTACCGCGTGGGCATGTGTGGGGACGGGGCCAACGACTGCGGGGCCCTCAGAGCCGCTGATGTTGGGGTGTCGCTGTCTGAGGCCGAGGCGTCGGTGGCTTCTCCTTTCACCTCCAACACCCAAAACATCAGCTGCGTGCCGCTGCTCATCAG GGAGGGCCGGTGTTCTCTAGTTACCTCCTTCAGTCTCTTCAGGTACATGGCCATGTACAGCTTCATCCAGTTCtgctctgtcctcatcctctaCTCT GTGAATACGGCTGTCGCTGACCTACAGTTCCTGTTCTGTGACATTGCTCTGGTGACTGTGCTGGCCATCGTGATGGGAAGAGGAGGCCCCAGTGATGAGCTGTATCCGTGCAGACCCCCAGCCAGCCTACTGGCCCTGCCCGTCCTGGGTAGCCTGTTTCTTCACACCTGTGTGGTGATCCTGGGTCAGCTCTCTGCGCTCTTCATCACCATGTCACAGGACTG GTATATTCCAGTCAATTCGACTGTGTTCGGAGCTGCCAATCTGCCCAATATGGGGAACACTGCTGTGTTTGACTTGTCAGGTTTCCAGTATATCATCATGGCTGTGGTGGTCACCAAGGGCTACCCTCACAAGAAACCCCTGTACTACAATG TGATTTTCCTCAGTCTGCTGCTCGCCCTCTTTGGCATCATGATTTGGCTGGTTGTGTACCCTGGCTCGGCGGTTTGCAGAGTATTTCAATTGTACAATTACACCGACATGAATTTTAAATTGCTGCTCATCGCCCTGGCTGGTCTCAACTTCATAATTAGCTTTTTTGTCGAG GTGCTGATAGACCTGGGTATCTTAAACTGTCTTCGGCTGCTGCGTGGGAGGCGCCCGTCGAAGAAACTATACAAACGCCTGCACACCTCTCTGTGTGACTCGCCCTCATGGCCGCCTCTCAATCAAACCCTGTCCCCCACAGAAAATACAGTCCTGTCCATGAGGTAG